CGCATCATGGTCAGAACTTGCGGGTGAAGAGACGGCCAGACACTCCAATCCGGCCGGTATCGACGAGGGAGTGCTCACCGTGCACTGTGAGTCGACGGCCTGGGCGACGCAACTTCGGCTGATGCGCAATGAAATCATGAACCATATCGCCAACAAGTATCCCGATGCGGGTATCGAGTCGATCCGTTTCCAAGGACCCAACGCGCCATCCTGGAAAAAGGGTCCCAGATCAATTCCAGGGCGTGGTCCGCGCGATACCTACGGGTAACCCAACAAATTAGGTCTCCGATCGAAAAAAAGCCGTCAAACGGCGATATTGGACCGGACATCACGCCCCGTTTGGTAAACTGAATGGTCGCCCGTGCGATGGTCAGGAGCCAAATTTCACATGACAGTTGAATCTACGCCCGTGCCGGAGCACGAATATGGTGCCGACGACATCCAGGTTCTCGAAGGGCTTGAAGCCGTTCGCAAGCGCCCGGGAATGTACATCGGTTCCACTGGGCCCCGTGGTCTTCATCATCTCGTCTACGAAATTGTTGACAACTCTGTCGACGAAGCTCTCGCTGGACACTGCGACCTGATCGACATTCGCATCCTTGCCGACGGCGCAGTCCGTGTTGAAGACAACGGCCGCGGTATTCCGGTTGACATTCACCGCACAGAGGGACGCTCGACCGTTGAGGTCGTACTCACCGTTCTGCACGCCGGTGGAAAGTTTGGTGGCGGCGGCTACTCGGTTTCTGGTGGACTGCACGGCGTGGGTAGCTCCGTCGTGAATGCGCTCTCGTCGCGCCTCGAGGTTGAGGTGCGTCGACAGGGCCACGTGTGGCGGCAGTCGTTTGCCGACGGCGTTCCGAACGCTCCCCTGGCTAAGGGTGAGGAATCAGGCGAAACCGGAACAACCATCACATTCTGGCCGAGCGCCGAAACGTTTGAGACCACGGAATTTGACTACGAGACGCTGCGAGCACGATTCCAGCAGATGGCGTTTTTGAACAAGGGTCTGCACCTCAAGCTCACCGACGAGCGCGCGGGTCACGAAGACGACAACGGTGTCGCCGTCACGAATTCATTCATGTACGAGCAGGGTCTCGTTGACTACGTGCAGTACCTCAACCGCTCCAAAAAGGCCGAACTCGTCAACGACGACATCATCTCCTTTGAGTGGGAGGACAACGACAAGAAGATGGCGTTGGAAGTGGCCATGCAGTGGACCACGGCGTACACCGAAAGTGTGCACACCTACGCGAACACCATCAACACCCACGAGGGTGGCACGCACGAAGAGGGCTTCCGTTCCGCTCTCACCACCCTCGTGAACAAGTACGCGCGTGAGAAGGGCATCCTGAAAGAAAAGGATGACAACCTCACCGGTGACGACGTGCGCGAAGGCCTGACTGCCGTGGTGTCGATCAAGCTCGCTGAGCCGCAGTTCGAGGGCCAGACAAAGACCAAGCTGGGTAACACTGAAGCGAAGACGTTCGTGCAGCGTGTGGCCGGAGAACAGCTGGCGCACTGGTTCAACATGAATCCCAATCCCGCACGGGAGATCATTCGTAAGGCGCTCCAGGCGAGCAACGCCCGCATGGCGGCTCGTAAGGCGCGTGAGACCGCGCGCCGCAAGGGCCTCCTTGAGGGTGGCGGCATGCCCGGCAAGCTCAAAGATTGCCAGAGCAAAGACCCCTCTCTCTCCGAGATCTTCATCGTTGAGGGTGACTCAGCCGGCGGCTCGGCTGTTCAGGGACGTAACCCCGAGACGCAGGCCATCCTGCCTCTGCGTGGCAAGATCCTCAACGTGGAGAAGGCGCGTCTCGATCGCGCCCTCGGCAATAACGAGGTTCAGGCCATGATCACGGCCTTCGGTGCCGGCATCGGCGAGGACTTCAACCCCGACAAGGTGCGCTACCACAAAATCGTGCTGATGGCCGATGCTGATGTTGACGGCCAGCACATCACGACCCTGCTGCTGACGCTGCTCTTCCGCTACATGCGCCCTCTGATCGACCTCGGGTACGTGTACCTCGCGCAACCGCCGCTGTACCGACTCAAGTGGGCAAACGCACCGCACGAGTATGTGTACTCCGACCGTGAGCGCGACGCACTCCTGGCCGATGGTGCTGCCTCCGGGAAGCGCATCCCCAAGGACAACGGAATCCAGCGCTACAAGGGTCTCGGCGAGATGGACTACAAGGAGCTGTGGGAAACCACGATGGCACCCGAGTCCCGCACCCTGCTGCAGGTCACGCTTGATGACGCTGCCGCTGCCGACGAAATTTTCTCCACCCTGATGGGCGAAGACGTCGAATCCCGACGTAACTTCATCCAGAAGAACGCGAAGGACGTGCGTTTCCTTGACATCTGATGACACCAACCTCCCCACGGGTGCGAGTTCTGAGCCCGGTAACACGGTTGAGGCAGCGGATGCCGCGGCTGCGGCCGCGCACCTGACTCGCCACGGCAAAATCGATCAGGTGGATCTCCAGCTGGAGATGCAGCGGTCCTACCTCGACTACGCCATGAGCGTCATCGTGGGCCGCGCACTGCCGGACGTTCGTGACGGCATGAAGCCCGTGCACCGCCGTGTGATCTACGCCATGTTCGATGGTGGCTACCGCCCCGACAAGGCCTTCTCCAAGTGTGCTCGTGTCGTCGGCGACGTGATGGGCCAGTTCCACCCGCACGGTGACTCGTCCATCTACGACGCCCTTGTGCGTCTCGTGCAGCCCTGGAGCTTGCGTTACCCCCTCGCCCTCGGCCAGGGGAACTTTGGCTCCCCCGGCAACGACGGCGCTGCTGCGCCCCGATACACCGAAACAAAGATGGCGCCGCTCGCCCTCGAAATGGTTCGCGACATCGACGAGGACACCGTCGATTTTCAGGACAACTACGACGGCCGCACACTGGAGCCAACGGTGCTGCCCGCGCGCTTCCCGAACCTGCTGGTCAATGGCTCGGTCGGTATCGCGGTGGGTATGGCCACCAACATCCCCCCGCACAACCTGCGCGAGGTCGCCTCGGGCGCCCAGTGGTACCTCGACAACCCCGAAGCCAGCCGCGAGGAACTCCTCGAAGCGCTCATTCAGCGCATCAAGGGCCCGGACTTCCCCACCGGCGCACAGATCCTGGGCGTAAAGGGCATTCAGGATGCCTATCGCACGGGCCGTGGTTCCATCACGATGCGTGCCGTTGTGAGTATCGAAGAACTGCAGGGTCGCACCTGCCTCGTGATCACCGAACTGCCGTACCAGGTGAACCCCGACAACCTTGCCATCAAGATCGCTGATCTGGTGAAGGACGCCAAGATCACCGGCATTGCCGATATTCGTGACGAGACCAGTGGTCGCACCGGCCAGCGCCTCGTGATCGTGTTGAAGCGCGATGCCGTGGCCAAGGTTGTGCTCAACAACCTCTATAAGCACACGCAGCTGCAGGAGAACTTCGGCGCGAACATGCTCGCTATCGTTGACGGCGTGCCGCGCACGCTCGCTATCGATGGCTTCATCTCCGCCTGGGTTGCACACCAGATCGAGGTCATTGTTCGGCGCACCCAGTTCCGCCTCAACAAGGCAGAGGCTGAGGCGCACATTCTGCGCGGTTATCTGAAAGCCCTGGACGCCCTCGACGAAGTGATTGCCCTCATCCGTCGGTCCAACACTGTTGATGACGCGCGTGAAGGCCTGATGGCCCTGCTCGACGTGGACAAGCTGCAGGCCGATGCGATCCTCACCATGCAGCTGCGCCGTCTCGCCGCACTGGAACGTCAGAAGATCATTGATCAGGCCGCCGAGCTCGAACTTCAAATCGCTGAATTCAAGGCGATTCTGGCAAGCCCGGAGCGTCAGCGCACCATCATCAAGGAAGAGCTGGCCGCGATTACCGACAAGTTCGGTGATGACCGTCGTACCGAAATCATGTTCGGGTTCGATGGCGATATGTCGGTCGAAGACCTCATCCCTGAAGAGGAGATGGTGGTGACGGTTACCCGCGGTGGCTACATCAAGCGCACCCGCAGCGATAACTACCGCAACCAGCACCGTGGTGGCAAGGGCGTCAAGGGTGCGCAGCTGCGTGCCGATGACGTTGTCGAACACTTCTTCGTGACCACGACCCACCATTGGCTGTTGTTCTTCACCAACACCGGGCGCGTCTACCGTGCCAAGGCGTACGAGGCGCAGGAGTCGGGACGCGATGCCAAGGGTCAGCACGTTGCGAATCTGCTCGCCCTGCAGCCGGGTGAGGAAATCGCGCAGATTCTTGACATTCGCGACTACGGAGTTGCCCAGTACCTCACCCTCGCCACCCGCGATGGGCTAATCAAGAAGACCGCCCTGAGCGAGTACGACACCAACCGTACCGGTGGCATTATTGCGATCAAGCTGCGCGAGGGTGACGAGCTCGTCTCCGCACTGCTCGTCAACGATGATTCCGACCTGCTGCTCGTGTCCCACAAGGGCATGTCGATCCGTTTTCGAGCGAGCGATGAAGCCCTGCGTCCCATGGGCCGCAGCACATCCGGTGTCATCGGAATGCACTTCCGCGGCGAGGACACCCTGCTCGATGCATCCGTGATCGACGATGATGGCTTTGTCTTTGTCGTGACCGAGGGTGGCTACGCCAAGCGCACCGCGGCCGACCAGTATCGACTGCAGAATCGCGGTGGTCTGGGCATCAAGGTGGCCAAGCTCAACGTGGACCGTGGCGATCTGGTTGGTTCACTGATTGTGAATGCCGAGGACGAGGTGCTCGTGGTTCTTGCCAGTGGCAAGGTGGTACGCTCTGACGTCGCGGAGGTTCCGGCCAAGGGTCGAGACACAATGGGCGTTGTCTTCGCAAAGTTTGCGACGGAAGACAGAATCATTTCCATCGCCAAGAACAGTGAGCGTAATCTTGTTGTGGAAGAATCCGAAGTCACACCTGACACTGCAGCACCGAACGATGATTCGGGGAAAGTAGAATCACCAGATGAGTAGCGTTGCGGAAAAACTAGCCAAGAAATCGAATCGGCGACCGTCGACGAAGCAGGTTCGACTCAAACTGGTCTACATCGACTTCTGGTCGGCCGTCAAACTGTCCTTCCTGGTGGCCCTGTGCCTCGCGGTGGTCACCATCGTGGCCTCATTCCTCATCTATACCGTGCTGGCGCAGACTCAGATCCTCGACAAGGTGAACACGCTGTACACCGACATCTCGGGCGCCTCGGCTGACCTGTTGAGCATTCTGTCCGTGGGCAACGTGATGGGCTTTGCTGTGGTCGTCGCCATTCTCAACACGGTCGTGATCACGGCGCTCGGTGCAATTTATGCGGTACTCTATAACCTCAGCGTGAAAATCACCGGCGGCTTGCTCGTGGGCTTCACCAACAACTAGGTGTCACTCACCACAGGTGCATAACTAGTCGTTGACTTTCTGACACGCGCGGATGTTCCGCTCGATTTCAGGAATCGGGCAGATTCCGATAGTCTCAAATCTGCCCAACAGGGGGATATAGCTCAGTTGGTTAGAGCGCTTCACTGATAATGAAGAGGTCCCAGGTTCAAATCCCGGTATCCCCACGCACGTTGTTTTCTTTCTTCAGAAATAGGTTTTTCCTGAAGATTCTCGTCTTTTCGGGGCCATAGCTCAATTGGTAGAGCGCCTGCTTTGCAAGCAGGAGGTCCGGGGTTCGATTCCCCGTGGCTCCACAGGAAAGATAAATGCCTGTTCACTTCGGTGGACAGGCATTTTTTCGTTGGGGGCTGGCAACCACGTTCCGCAAGCAGGCCCTGCAGGGCCTGCTGGCGTTCTACAGCCTTAACGAGTGACGGCCCACATCCGAGTGACGGATGTGGGCCTTACGTGAGCTGGTGAGGCGCTCAGGCCCTTTATGGGCTCAGGCCTTTTGTGTGATCAGGCCTCGCGGGTACTGTTCGACTCGGTTTCCTCGTCGGAAACCCACAGCTCGTCGTCGGCGCGGAACGTCTGCCACACGGCGTAGGCAACTCCAACGGCTGCCGCGATGGCCAGACCAATGGCAACGTAGGTTGCTGCTCCGGTGGTCTTCTGCTTGACCACAATGGGCTTCTGCAGGTGAATACGGCCGAGGGCGGCACGAACGCGGGCGTCGCGAGCAACGTCACCGACGGACATAACC
This sequence is a window from Cryobacterium sp. CG_9.6. Protein-coding genes within it:
- the gyrB gene encoding DNA topoisomerase (ATP-hydrolyzing) subunit B, translated to MTVESTPVPEHEYGADDIQVLEGLEAVRKRPGMYIGSTGPRGLHHLVYEIVDNSVDEALAGHCDLIDIRILADGAVRVEDNGRGIPVDIHRTEGRSTVEVVLTVLHAGGKFGGGGYSVSGGLHGVGSSVVNALSSRLEVEVRRQGHVWRQSFADGVPNAPLAKGEESGETGTTITFWPSAETFETTEFDYETLRARFQQMAFLNKGLHLKLTDERAGHEDDNGVAVTNSFMYEQGLVDYVQYLNRSKKAELVNDDIISFEWEDNDKKMALEVAMQWTTAYTESVHTYANTINTHEGGTHEEGFRSALTTLVNKYAREKGILKEKDDNLTGDDVREGLTAVVSIKLAEPQFEGQTKTKLGNTEAKTFVQRVAGEQLAHWFNMNPNPAREIIRKALQASNARMAARKARETARRKGLLEGGGMPGKLKDCQSKDPSLSEIFIVEGDSAGGSAVQGRNPETQAILPLRGKILNVEKARLDRALGNNEVQAMITAFGAGIGEDFNPDKVRYHKIVLMADADVDGQHITTLLLTLLFRYMRPLIDLGYVYLAQPPLYRLKWANAPHEYVYSDRERDALLADGAASGKRIPKDNGIQRYKGLGEMDYKELWETTMAPESRTLLQVTLDDAAAADEIFSTLMGEDVESRRNFIQKNAKDVRFLDI
- a CDS encoding DciA family protein, with amino-acid sequence MPEPIDPPERHLSEAAQVFLRFKNIFGDPNARRSRGKRRLRDEQGSSVPYGVGRDPRGIGDTINSLTMQLGWNSPLAQSELLASWSELAGEETARHSNPAGIDEGVLTVHCESTAWATQLRLMRNEIMNHIANKYPDAGIESIRFQGPNAPSWKKGPRSIPGRGPRDTYG
- a CDS encoding DUF3566 domain-containing protein, with the translated sequence MSSVAEKLAKKSNRRPSTKQVRLKLVYIDFWSAVKLSFLVALCLAVVTIVASFLIYTVLAQTQILDKVNTLYTDISGASADLLSILSVGNVMGFAVVVAILNTVVITALGAIYAVLYNLSVKITGGLLVGFTNN
- the gyrA gene encoding DNA gyrase subunit A; translation: MTRHGKIDQVDLQLEMQRSYLDYAMSVIVGRALPDVRDGMKPVHRRVIYAMFDGGYRPDKAFSKCARVVGDVMGQFHPHGDSSIYDALVRLVQPWSLRYPLALGQGNFGSPGNDGAAAPRYTETKMAPLALEMVRDIDEDTVDFQDNYDGRTLEPTVLPARFPNLLVNGSVGIAVGMATNIPPHNLREVASGAQWYLDNPEASREELLEALIQRIKGPDFPTGAQILGVKGIQDAYRTGRGSITMRAVVSIEELQGRTCLVITELPYQVNPDNLAIKIADLVKDAKITGIADIRDETSGRTGQRLVIVLKRDAVAKVVLNNLYKHTQLQENFGANMLAIVDGVPRTLAIDGFISAWVAHQIEVIVRRTQFRLNKAEAEAHILRGYLKALDALDEVIALIRRSNTVDDAREGLMALLDVDKLQADAILTMQLRRLAALERQKIIDQAAELELQIAEFKAILASPERQRTIIKEELAAITDKFGDDRRTEIMFGFDGDMSVEDLIPEEEMVVTVTRGGYIKRTRSDNYRNQHRGGKGVKGAQLRADDVVEHFFVTTTHHWLLFFTNTGRVYRAKAYEAQESGRDAKGQHVANLLALQPGEEIAQILDIRDYGVAQYLTLATRDGLIKKTALSEYDTNRTGGIIAIKLREGDELVSALLVNDDSDLLLVSHKGMSIRFRASDEALRPMGRSTSGVIGMHFRGEDTLLDASVIDDDGFVFVVTEGGYAKRTAADQYRLQNRGGLGIKVAKLNVDRGDLVGSLIVNAEDEVLVVLASGKVVRSDVAEVPAKGRDTMGVVFAKFATEDRIISIAKNSERNLVVEESEVTPDTAAPNDDSGKVESPDE